One window from the genome of Bacillus rossius redtenbacheri isolate Brsri chromosome 12, Brsri_v3, whole genome shotgun sequence encodes:
- the LOC134537317 gene encoding venom serine carboxypeptidase-like — protein sequence MAAERLFLLLLLAGPVLTRRYPSFRLRRRYSEQHQQQVPDVRGAVGERLILTGYLGEGRLEEARNLSRVTGGPFPEDIPSYSGFFTVNSEYDSNIFFWFFPAEHDYENAPVLLWLQGGPGSSSMFGLFTEMGPFFVANDSRTLVKNPYSWHKNHSLIFIDNPVGTGFSYTGNYLGYTKNEEDVGRDLYSAMLQFFTLFPELQDHEFFISGESYAGKYIPALGHAIHMNNPTASLQINLKGMAIGDGYVDPVNMIRYSDIVYQWGLVDNSTWRRMQEQEDSALHLVAAGEFVAANDASNEAIDIYQKASSASAYNILEASGESEESYVEFLNGASVRSALHVGNQTFMDDGVASYDHLEADIMQSVSPWVERLLDSGYRVVFYNGQLDVICGYALTVKMAEALSFGAAGEYKMAPRRTWRAHGRVAGYVKTAGNMSEVLVRSAGHMVPSDQPAAAFDLIYKVTRNQL from the exons ATGGCCGCTGAGAGACTGTTCTTGCTGCTGCTGCTCGCCGGCCCGGTACTCACCCGGAGGTACCCCAGCTTCAGGCTGAGACGGCGGTACAGcgagcagcaccagcagcaggtCCCAGACGTGCGGGGCGCTGTCGGCGAGAGGTTGATCCTCACCGGCTACCTGGGGGAAGGGAGGCTGGAGGAGGCCAGGAACCTCTCCAGGGTGACGGGAGGACCCTTCCCAGAGGACATCCCCAGCTACTCGGGGTTCTTCACCGTCAACAGCGAGTACGACTCCAACATCTTCTTCTGGTTCTTCCCTGCTGAG CATGACTACGAGAATGCCCCTGTCCTTCTGTGGCTCCAAGGAGGCCCTGGTTCTTCATCCATGTTTGGCCTCTTCACGGAGATGGGTCCATTCTTCGTGGCCAATGACAGCCGCACTCTTGTCAAGAATCCTTATTCTTGGCACAAGAACCACTCGCTCATTTTCATCGACAATCCTGTTGGAACAG GGTTCAGCTACACCGGGAACTACCTCGGCTACACGAAAAACGAAGAAGATGTCGGCCGGGACCTGTACAGCGCTATGCTGCAGTTCTTCACTTTGTTCCCGGAGCTGCAGGATCACGAGTTCTTCATCTCCGGGGAGTCTTATGCTG GTAAATACATCCCAGCTCTCGGCCATGCTATCCACATGAACAACCCAACTGCAAGTCTTCAGATAAATCTGAAAG GTATGGCGATAGGAGACGGCTACGTGGACCCAGTGAACATGATACGCTACAGCGACATAGTGTACCAGTGGGGTCTGGTCGACAACTCCACGTGGAGGCGCATGCAAGAACAAGAAGACTCTGCTCTGCATTTGGTTGCCGCGGGGGAGTTCGTTGCTGCAAATGAT GCGTCCAACGAAGCCATCGATATTTACCAAAAGGCTTCTAGCGCAAGTGCGTACAACATCCTCGAAGCCTCCGGCGAGTCAGAAGAGAGCTACGTGGAGTTCCTGAACGGAGCGAGTGTGCGCTCGGCCCTGCACGTGGGCAACCAGACCTTCATGGACGACGGCGTGGCTTCCTACGACCACCTGGAGGCGGACATCATGCAGTCCGTCAGCCCGTGGGTGGAGCGGCTCCTGGACAGCGGCTACCGGGTCGTCTTCTACAACGGCCAGCTGGACGTGATCTGCGGCTACGCGCTCaccgtcaagatggcggaggcGCTGAGCTTCGGCGCGGCGGGCGAGTACAAGATGGCGCCCAGGAGGACGTGGCGCGCGCACGGCCGAGTGGCCGGGTACGTGAAGACGGCCGGCAACATGTCGGAGGTGCTGGTGCGCAGCGCTGGTCACATGGTGCCCAGCGACCAGCCGG